From Phycodurus eques isolate BA_2022a chromosome 13, UOR_Pequ_1.1, whole genome shotgun sequence, a single genomic window includes:
- the prkci gene encoding protein kinase C iota type encodes MMPTLRDSTMSHPGENSHQVRVKAYYKGDIMITHFEPSISYEGLYGEVREMCSMDNDQLFTMKWIDEEGDPCTVSSQLELEEALRLYELNKDSELMIHVFPCIPEKPGMPCPGEDKSIYRRGARRWRKLYFASGHAFQAKRFNRRAHCAICTDRIWGLGRQGYKCINCKLLVHKKCHKLVTVECGRPMIQEPIMPGQPPSQLDPTEQPGPQNKDSRESLTYDGEEKEARNSRDTGKSPSSLGLADFDLLRVIGRGSYAKVLLVQLKKTERIYAMKVVKKELVNDDEDIDWVQTEKHVFEQASNHPFLVGLHSCFQTESRLFFVIEYVNGGDLMFHMQRQRKLPEEHARFYSAEISLALNYLHERGIIYRDLKLDNVLLDSEGHIKLTDYGMCKEGLRPGDTTSTFCGTPNYIAPEILRGEDYAFSVDWWALGVLMFEMMAGRSPFDIVGSSDNPDQNTEDYLFQVILEKQIRIPRSLSVKAASVLKGFLNKDSKERLGCHPQTGFADIMGHPFFRNVDWDLLEQKQVVPPFKPNISGEFGLDNFDAQFTNEPIQLTPDDDDVVKKIDQSEFEGFEYINPLLMSAEECV; translated from the exons GGACATCATGATCACCCACTTTGAGCCGTCCATCTCGTATGAGGGCCTGTATGGCGAAGTCCGGGAGATGTGCTCCATGGACAACGACCAGCTCTTCACCATGAAGTGGATTGACGAGGAAG GTGACCCATGCACAGTGTCGTCTCAGCTGGAGCTGGAAGAAGCGCTGCGCCTCTACGAGCTCAACAAAGACTCGGAGCTCATGATCCACG TGTTTCCATGTATACCAGAGAAACCTGGCATGCCCTGTCCTGGGGAAGACA AGTCCATATATCGGCGAGGAGCGCGGCGCTGGAGGAAGCTCTACTTCGCCAGCGGCCACGCCTTTCAGGCGAAACGCTTTAACAGG AGAGCACATTGTGCCATCTGCACGGACCGCATCTGGGGTCTCGGCCGACAGGGCTACAAGTGCATCAACTGCAAACTGCTGGTGCACAAGAAGTGCCACAAGCTGGTCACCGTGGAGTGTGGCCGGCCCATGATCCAG GAGCCAATTATGCCTGGTCAACCTCCCAGTCAGTTAGACCCAACGGAACAGCCAG GCCCTCAGAATAAAGACTCCAGAGAAAGCTTGACTTACGATGGAGAGGAGAaagag GCGCGGAACAGCCGAGACACGGGGAAGTCGCCCTCCAGCCTCGGCCTGGCCGACTTCGACCTGCTGCGGGTGATCGGCCGCGGCAGCTACGCCAAAGTGCTGCTGGTGCAGCTGAAGAAGACCGAGCGCATCTACGCCATGAAGGTGGTCAAGAAGGAGTTGGTCAACGACGACGAG GACATCGACTGGGTCCAgacagaaaaacatgtttttgagcAAGCGTCCAATCATCCCTTCCTGGTGGGCCTGCACTCCTGCTTCCAGACAGAAAGCAG ACTCTTCTTTGTTATTGAATATGTGAACGGCGGCGACCTCATGTTCCACATGCAGAGACAACGGAAGCTTCCGGAAGAGCACGCCAG GTTCTATTCCGCAGAGATCAGTCTGGCGCTAAACTACCTCCATGAGCGCGGCATCATCTACAGAGATCTCAAGTTGGACAATGTGCTGCTTGACTCTGAGGGACACATCAAACTCACAGACTATGGCATGTGCAAG gagGGCTTGAGACCCGGTGATACGACGAGCACTTTCTGCGGCACCCCCAACTACATTGCTCCTGAAATACTCAGAGGAGAAGATTACG ccttCAGTGTGGACTGGTGGGCCCTGGGCGTGCTAATGTTCGAGATGATGGCGGGCCGGTCACCCTTCGACATCGTGGGAAGCTCTGACAATCCCGACCAGAACACAGAAGACTACCTCTTCCAAG TCATATTGGAAAAACAGATCCGAATTCCCCGCTCGTTGTCTGTCAAAGCCGCCAGTGTCCTCAAGGGATTCCTCAACAAG GATTCCAAGGAGCGTCTGGGGTGTCACCCTCAGACGGGCTTCGCCGACATCATGGGCCATCCCTTCTTCAGAAACGTCGACTGGGACCTT CTGGAGCAAAAGCAGGTGGTTCCCCCCTTCAAGCCCAACATCTCGGGCGAATTCGGCCTGGACAACTTCGACGCCCAGTTCACCAACGAGCCCATCCAGCTGACGCCCGACGACGA TGACGTGGTGAAAAAGATCGACCAGTCTGAGTTCGAGGGCTTCGAGTACATCAACCCGCTGCTGATGTCGGCCGAGGAGTGTGTGTGA